A genomic segment from Synergistaceae bacterium encodes:
- a CDS encoding YjbH domain-containing protein produces the protein MIFLQGVCEGGETAANPGFVGLWEYPTAEMSTDGAGRFGYTHAFPYDFYYVDLSWLPWLEINARLTTFENVYVAPSGAINVQGQGRHYMDKALDLKAMLYRSREGYLPSLAFGVTDVMGTELMKAWYGVATWRFGSWAVSMGYGTDRMNGFFGGFSWDIANWLTLKAEYSPMDYTLDQASGHKTHPEQADAKYNVGLVLSAPWGMEGAFSWQRGEEFAISLSQRFDLRGPLLFGNRDKGKAYDAPGIGRIPQWKDVDPAKLGQDIIEGLADFVRVRDVEVAVADRKVFVAYENYGHASQAEAMVRVLVVTAALSPHLEAVFMIPRVRGVPVICAEFPGDLLFGLRVRDLGGENLLESAIFTWADRDFFDIKKGENQEKWLFRSERFLQERAQHDLKAMIVYEPRIDQTLDDDYQNRWSVDFIYENRSSKGWGGVADVRVPFFSDVDIWWEPDMNEDPRVHQAVVSYLSNLKKSDSKNEDGLSLWALGEVGWLDENWFGLNLWGRIYGRNGRWWSGVRLGVVRDRDPFAFASLAEGQIDYDWGGRDNPNADPWRTIAWLQGGYSFPDIDLDLQVDYGRFIDTDVGGKVSVMRHWDDTTVGFWISRTDRLSPGKDFTNTGIHLEIPAEKWLGSWLGDRSSSHVWNQDVSLLSIWRIDAGREPGSWRDPERLLSQLRPMELKKNVGKLLEEYCSFEAAETAKPQIQSLFDFFR, from the coding sequence TTGATCTTTTTACAAGGGGTCTGTGAAGGAGGAGAGACGGCGGCCAATCCCGGCTTTGTGGGCTTGTGGGAATACCCCACGGCGGAGATGTCCACGGATGGCGCCGGTCGTTTTGGTTACACCCACGCTTTTCCCTACGATTTTTACTACGTCGATTTATCCTGGTTGCCCTGGCTGGAGATCAACGCGCGCTTGACCACCTTCGAGAACGTATACGTCGCGCCGAGTGGCGCGATCAACGTGCAAGGTCAAGGACGGCATTACATGGACAAGGCTCTGGACCTGAAGGCGATGTTGTATCGTTCTCGCGAGGGCTACCTGCCCTCTCTGGCTTTTGGGGTTACCGATGTTATGGGGACGGAACTGATGAAAGCCTGGTACGGGGTAGCCACGTGGCGTTTCGGTTCTTGGGCCGTGTCCATGGGGTATGGCACGGATAGAATGAATGGTTTTTTCGGTGGGTTTTCTTGGGATATTGCGAATTGGTTGACCCTGAAAGCGGAATATAGCCCTATGGATTACACGTTGGATCAGGCGAGCGGGCACAAAACCCATCCTGAACAGGCTGACGCAAAATACAATGTGGGGCTTGTTTTGAGTGCACCCTGGGGTATGGAAGGCGCGTTCAGTTGGCAGAGGGGCGAAGAATTCGCGATTTCTCTTTCTCAGCGTTTCGATCTAAGGGGCCCTCTGTTGTTTGGAAATCGAGACAAAGGGAAAGCCTACGACGCGCCAGGTATCGGACGCATCCCTCAGTGGAAGGACGTGGACCCCGCGAAACTGGGCCAGGATATTATCGAGGGCCTGGCGGACTTTGTCCGGGTTCGGGATGTAGAGGTGGCTGTGGCCGACAGGAAGGTTTTTGTGGCCTATGAAAATTACGGCCATGCTTCTCAAGCGGAGGCTATGGTGCGGGTATTGGTGGTGACGGCGGCTCTGTCTCCACATTTGGAGGCGGTCTTCATGATTCCTCGGGTCCGGGGCGTGCCGGTGATTTGCGCCGAGTTTCCAGGCGATCTCCTTTTTGGACTCCGAGTTCGAGATCTGGGAGGGGAAAATCTTCTAGAATCCGCCATTTTCACCTGGGCGGATAGGGATTTTTTCGATATAAAAAAGGGTGAAAATCAGGAAAAATGGCTTTTTCGCAGTGAACGGTTTTTGCAAGAGCGGGCTCAACATGACCTAAAGGCAATGATTGTATACGAACCCCGTATCGACCAGACCCTGGATGATGATTATCAGAACCGCTGGAGTGTTGATTTTATCTATGAAAACCGCTCTTCGAAAGGTTGGGGTGGTGTGGCTGATGTAAGGGTTCCCTTTTTCAGCGACGTGGACATTTGGTGGGAACCGGATATGAACGAAGATCCACGCGTTCATCAGGCGGTTGTCAGCTACTTGAGTAACTTGAAGAAGAGTGACTCGAAAAATGAAGACGGCCTCAGTTTATGGGCGTTAGGCGAGGTCGGTTGGCTGGACGAAAATTGGTTTGGCCTTAATCTGTGGGGGAGGATTTACGGGCGAAACGGTCGCTGGTGGAGCGGTGTACGTCTGGGTGTAGTTCGTGATCGAGATCCTTTTGCTTTTGCCAGTTTGGCTGAAGGTCAAATTGATTATGATTGGGGGGGGCGCGACAATCCAAACGCCGATCCCTGGAGGACGATAGCCTGGCTTCAAGGGGGATACAGTTTTCCCGATATAGATTTGGATTTGCAGGTGGACTATGGACGTTTCATCGACACGGATGTGGGAGGTAAGGTTTCGGTAATGCGCCATTGGGACGACACGACTGTGGGGTTCTGGATATCTCGAACGGATCGGTTGAGTCCTGGCAAGGATTTTACCAATACGGGCATTCATTTGGAAATTCCGGCTGAAAAATGGCTGGGGAGCTGGTTGGGTGATAGATCCAGCTCGCACGTGTGGAACCAGGATGTGTCGCTGTTGTCCATATGGCGTATTGACGCAGGTAGGGAGCCGGGAAGCTGGCGCGATCCGGAGAGATTGTTG
- a CDS encoding Rpn family recombination-promoting nuclease/putative transposase, producing MRKELIDVEVPEILPPSDDGVFKTLLTHPDAKACLLDVIASNIGLPVTEVTVRNTELPISAVWEKRERFDVSCEIDGGDQVEVEMQADPMEGDKLANAHKNIRNRVIFNACNLHSTQKGSGVPYGKLARTYQITFCGYTVFAERESCFNCFSFRNAEGEELLDAVNILFVELSKLKRVLEKPVNEMTSAEMWAFFLAYANKPRYRELLDKVIGAKGEIKMAYDLLTSISRDADERASFRARRKFQMDLEHNQIVSF from the coding sequence ATGCGTAAAGAACTTATTGACGTTGAAGTTCCTGAAATTCTTCCTCCGTCGGACGATGGAGTGTTTAAAACCCTGTTGACCCATCCAGACGCCAAGGCCTGTCTTCTGGATGTTATTGCCTCCAACATTGGTTTGCCCGTGACAGAAGTGACGGTGAGGAACACCGAACTTCCCATTAGCGCCGTCTGGGAAAAGCGGGAACGATTCGATGTGAGTTGCGAGATTGACGGCGGGGATCAAGTCGAGGTCGAAATGCAGGCAGACCCCATGGAGGGCGATAAACTGGCAAACGCGCACAAGAACATCAGAAACCGGGTGATTTTTAACGCGTGCAACCTGCACTCCACCCAAAAGGGATCCGGTGTCCCGTATGGAAAATTAGCGCGAACGTATCAAATCACGTTCTGTGGTTACACGGTTTTTGCGGAACGCGAAAGTTGTTTCAACTGTTTTAGTTTCCGAAACGCGGAGGGCGAAGAACTGCTAGACGCGGTGAATATCCTGTTTGTGGAGCTGTCGAAACTAAAGCGTGTGTTGGAAAAACCTGTCAATGAAATGACAAGCGCTGAGATGTGGGCGTTCTTTCTGGCCTACGCGAATAAACCGCGGTATAGGGAATTGTTGGATAAAGTGATAGGCGCGAAGGGGGAGATCAAGATGGCATACGACCTTCTGACAAGCATTAGCCGGGACGCGGACGAGCGAGCGAGCTTCCGCGCGAGGCGAAAATTTCAGATGGATCTGGAACACAACCAGATCGTTTCCTTCTGA
- the polA gene encoding DNA polymerase I has translation MNNKILIVDGHGLAFRAFYAVPILNAPDGTPTNAILGFINMLTKVENDVTPYACVVVFDAPGPTFRHELYKDYKAQRKPTPEEFKPQVPLLKKLLTLLGYSVVMESGVEADDVIASMALAVARDGQEAVIVTSDKDLFQVLGPGVRILRPQKSITTLKTYDEMVFTEEFGFPPSSMPEYLALRGDASDNVPGVPGIGEKSALRLIGESHTLERLFESLEVAPKSAVDKKLAAGKESAFQSRELIRLKLDLPMSRVAPKSPPNLEDALVLCKRLGLAKLLDKLQKLSERTLGFSEEASEKTEPNKKEFGEARGIEKTRVESVEEMPLEKVDFKSLLNAVELAVLLSHSGKYPPDPGAVELQLADAQGHYALVQGLELGSDFGARLAGKKLFVNDYKELAACLGPRQFESCEIWDLKTAHYLLHPDKPSHALKDLYPQVFPESPEIPKAPLLWRAARDLNREIRRHEGLFELMERIDLPLIPVLVEMERGGIRLFPKIFMELQRELEGRRAAIENEIGAAAGEEINLNSPKQVAWLLFERLELPRGAKTKGKTGFSTSASVLEDLAELGLPYSQVPRLMLEHRELSKMLSGFVVPLQKAANLGGGVVRTTFEAAFTGTGRLSSRDPNLQNLPAFGNWSRRLKEGLIPESPDRVFVAADYSQVELRVLAHFSGEERLQEVFRKGGRDIHRETASWVFATPPEDVTPELRRVAKMINFGLLYGMSAFGLADRLGIARGEAKGIIARYFAALPGVARYLEESAAAAQVRGHTQTLFGRIRPINEAMEGVRDKNGDKNGLKRVAVNTPIQGTAADIARKAMIDFDQRFAGDKEVRLFLQIHDSLVCECPAGRAGEVGEALAQVMTSVVSLNVPLEVELKTGRSLADV, from the coding sequence ATGAACAATAAAATACTGATCGTCGATGGGCACGGTCTTGCTTTTCGTGCCTTTTATGCTGTACCTATCTTAAACGCACCGGATGGAACGCCGACAAACGCGATCCTGGGCTTCATCAATATGCTGACAAAGGTGGAAAATGACGTGACCCCTTACGCCTGTGTTGTGGTTTTCGACGCGCCGGGGCCTACCTTTCGCCATGAGCTTTATAAAGATTACAAAGCCCAGCGCAAACCAACCCCTGAGGAGTTCAAGCCCCAGGTTCCCCTGCTGAAGAAACTGCTGACCTTACTGGGCTACTCTGTCGTCATGGAGTCCGGTGTAGAGGCCGATGACGTCATTGCGTCTATGGCTCTAGCTGTCGCTCGGGACGGTCAGGAGGCGGTCATCGTCACTTCGGACAAGGATTTGTTTCAGGTACTGGGCCCTGGTGTCAGAATCCTGCGTCCCCAAAAGAGCATCACGACGCTGAAGACCTACGATGAGATGGTCTTTACGGAAGAGTTCGGGTTTCCGCCCTCTTCAATGCCTGAGTATCTAGCTCTGCGGGGCGATGCCTCGGACAACGTACCGGGCGTTCCGGGCATTGGGGAGAAGAGCGCCCTTCGGTTGATAGGGGAGTCCCATACCCTTGAAAGGCTTTTCGAGTCTTTGGAAGTCGCGCCCAAGTCGGCTGTGGACAAAAAACTGGCGGCGGGAAAAGAGAGCGCTTTCCAAAGCCGGGAGCTGATCCGTCTGAAGCTGGATCTTCCCATGTCCCGCGTTGCGCCAAAAAGCCCGCCTAACCTGGAGGACGCATTGGTCCTTTGCAAGCGCCTGGGGCTGGCAAAGTTATTGGATAAACTGCAGAAACTCTCCGAACGGACTCTAGGCTTTTCCGAGGAGGCGTCTGAAAAAACGGAACCTAACAAGAAGGAGTTTGGGGAAGCCAGAGGGATCGAAAAGACGAGAGTCGAAAGTGTCGAGGAAATGCCTTTAGAGAAAGTAGATTTTAAAAGTCTGCTCAACGCGGTGGAGCTGGCGGTTCTGTTGTCACATTCGGGGAAATATCCTCCTGACCCAGGAGCTGTGGAACTGCAGCTGGCCGATGCCCAGGGCCATTATGCTCTGGTTCAGGGGCTCGAACTGGGGAGCGATTTTGGGGCGCGACTCGCGGGCAAGAAACTTTTTGTGAACGACTACAAAGAATTGGCCGCCTGCCTGGGGCCGCGGCAGTTCGAGTCGTGTGAGATTTGGGATTTGAAGACCGCCCACTACCTGCTTCACCCCGATAAGCCCTCCCACGCGCTGAAAGATCTCTATCCCCAAGTATTCCCGGAATCTCCAGAAATCCCGAAAGCGCCCCTTCTCTGGCGCGCGGCTCGAGATTTGAACAGGGAGATCCGACGCCATGAAGGTCTTTTCGAGTTGATGGAGCGGATTGACCTGCCTCTCATCCCCGTGTTGGTAGAGATGGAGCGGGGGGGAATACGGCTTTTCCCCAAGATTTTTATGGAGCTTCAACGAGAGTTAGAGGGGCGTCGCGCTGCCATCGAGAATGAAATCGGCGCGGCGGCGGGGGAGGAGATCAATCTCAACTCGCCCAAACAGGTGGCGTGGCTTTTGTTCGAGCGATTGGAGCTTCCTCGTGGCGCGAAGACCAAGGGGAAAACGGGTTTTTCCACCAGCGCCTCAGTGTTAGAAGACCTGGCGGAACTGGGGCTGCCTTATTCCCAGGTTCCTCGTCTGATGCTGGAGCATCGGGAGTTGTCCAAAATGTTGAGCGGGTTCGTCGTGCCCCTGCAAAAGGCGGCGAACCTGGGGGGCGGTGTGGTGCGTACCACCTTCGAGGCAGCTTTTACGGGGACGGGGCGTTTGAGCAGCCGGGACCCCAACCTGCAAAACCTGCCGGCGTTCGGGAACTGGTCACGCCGGCTCAAAGAGGGATTGATTCCGGAGTCTCCAGACCGAGTTTTTGTGGCCGCGGATTACTCCCAGGTTGAATTGCGTGTATTGGCCCATTTTTCGGGAGAAGAGCGACTACAGGAGGTCTTTCGCAAAGGAGGCCGCGACATTCATCGGGAGACGGCGTCCTGGGTGTTCGCTACCCCTCCAGAGGACGTTACGCCTGAACTTCGGCGCGTGGCGAAAATGATTAACTTCGGTCTGCTCTATGGCATGAGCGCTTTCGGCCTCGCGGATCGATTGGGTATTGCCCGGGGCGAGGCCAAGGGCATCATTGCTCGTTATTTCGCCGCGCTGCCCGGCGTCGCGCGATACCTGGAGGAGAGCGCCGCCGCAGCCCAGGTCCGGGGACACACTCAAACGCTCTTCGGCCGTATCCGCCCTATCAACGAGGCGATGGAGGGGGTTCGGGACAAAAACGGGGACAAGAACGGATTGAAACGTGTCGCTGTTAACACGCCTATCCAAGGAACGGCCGCGGATATCGCGCGCAAGGCGATGATTGATTTCGACCAACGTTTCGCGGGAGACAAGGAGGTTCGACTCTTTTTGCAGATTCACGACTCCCTGGTCTGCGAATGTCCAGCAGGCCGCGCGGGCGAGGTAGGGGAGGCTTTGGCCCAGGTCATGACATCGGTGGTTTCCTTAAACGTCCCTCTGGAGGTAGAGCTGAAAACGGGGCGTTCCTTAGCGGACGTTTGA
- the gltX gene encoding glutamate--tRNA ligase — METRVRFAPSPTGALHIGGGHTALFNWLWARHTKGKFVLRIEDTDRERSTQEYEETIMSGMKWLGLDWDEGPDRGGSYGPYRQSQRMELYRENAEKLVEEGQAYGENGAILFKVMPNVELSFDDVVYGRIETFSDGLRERESEKLKDIVLIKGDGMPTYNYAVVIDDHFMKITHVIRGEDHISNTPKQLLLYKAFGWEPPLFAHLPMILGKDKKKLSKRHGATSVYEYRDMGYMPDSVFNFLANLGWSAGDDANGVAREIFDRKEAAELFELSRVTRKPAVFDPDKLNYINQEHLKRMNPTARLELIKPFWKERGLPVESHDDTYLAEALTSMGGRGQTAKELAGFSDYYVSFEPVKERWKPDEISDELRERLREFFAALLGEPDWTSERLEARARTWVEEKGVKMKDYAMTLRLALTGMKVSPGVFEVALLLGRDEVERRLSFYGLA; from the coding sequence ATGGAGACACGTGTACGCTTTGCCCCGAGCCCCACGGGCGCGTTGCATATCGGGGGTGGGCACACCGCGCTTTTTAACTGGCTGTGGGCGCGGCACACGAAGGGCAAGTTCGTCCTTCGCATAGAGGACACGGACAGAGAGCGCTCCACCCAAGAATACGAAGAAACCATCATGTCCGGTATGAAATGGTTGGGGTTGGATTGGGACGAAGGGCCGGACCGCGGCGGCTCTTATGGTCCCTATCGTCAATCCCAAAGGATGGAGCTTTACCGAGAAAACGCGGAGAAGCTGGTAGAAGAAGGGCAGGCTTATGGGGAAAACGGCGCGATCCTCTTCAAAGTCATGCCCAACGTGGAACTTTCCTTTGACGACGTGGTCTACGGGCGCATCGAGACCTTTAGCGACGGCTTGCGGGAAAGGGAGTCAGAAAAACTCAAGGATATCGTCTTGATCAAGGGAGATGGTATGCCTACCTATAATTACGCCGTCGTTATCGATGATCATTTCATGAAAATAACCCACGTCATCCGCGGTGAGGACCACATCTCGAACACGCCAAAACAACTTTTGCTCTACAAGGCTTTCGGGTGGGAACCTCCTCTTTTTGCGCACCTGCCGATGATTCTGGGCAAGGACAAAAAGAAACTGAGCAAACGACATGGAGCCACCAGCGTCTACGAATATCGGGATATGGGCTACATGCCGGATTCCGTTTTCAACTTCTTGGCCAACCTGGGTTGGTCCGCCGGCGACGACGCCAACGGCGTCGCAAGAGAAATTTTTGACCGTAAGGAGGCGGCGGAGCTCTTCGAGCTTTCCCGCGTGACGCGCAAGCCCGCCGTCTTCGACCCCGACAAGCTGAATTACATCAACCAAGAACATTTGAAACGTATGAACCCTACAGCGAGACTCGAATTGATAAAGCCTTTCTGGAAAGAGAGGGGTTTGCCCGTCGAAAGCCACGACGACACCTACTTGGCCGAGGCCCTCACCTCAATGGGAGGACGCGGACAAACCGCCAAAGAACTGGCTGGGTTCTCAGACTATTACGTATCCTTCGAGCCTGTAAAGGAACGTTGGAAGCCCGACGAGATTTCGGATGAACTGCGCGAAAGACTGAGGGAGTTTTTCGCCGCCCTTCTGGGCGAGCCCGACTGGACTTCGGAGCGCCTGGAAGCTCGCGCTAGGACCTGGGTGGAGGAGAAGGGCGTCAAAATGAAGGACTACGCCATGACCTTGAGACTCGCTTTGACGGGAATGAAGGTCAGTCCCGGCGTCTTCGAGGTAGCGCTTCTACTGGGCCGTGACGAAGTCGAACGCAGGCTATCGTTTTACGGGTTGGCGTGA